The following are from one region of the Pelagibius sp. CAU 1746 genome:
- a CDS encoding PilN domain-containing protein, whose amino-acid sequence MKNFFALPASFFRWWFGELAALLPGVLREGLRGGEKLLLDMGTTPPQLYRLRGRKAVPLASSKEASAKAKAAATLALARRELVTRQAQLPLAAEENLREVVGFEMDRLTPFSREEVYYACRVAGRDAKNGRLSVDIMLAPRRKVDGLLEELRGQELTVTRVDIAADEPGRPLGVNLLPEAPSPAPSRVARALAGALTATVAVLLFLALQVPLERKADYAAALSARVTEERARVAELRKLEEEIATLQKPDASLTDLKRQDLLTLALVDQVTRLLPDDSWLSQLSLDGNRLSLSGFSPNSSKLITTFEQSPRFSETVFRAPVTQDPRLGLERFSLSLRVEPAGGGQ is encoded by the coding sequence GTGAAAAACTTCTTCGCTCTCCCGGCCAGTTTCTTCCGCTGGTGGTTCGGCGAATTAGCGGCACTGTTGCCCGGCGTGCTGCGGGAAGGCCTGCGCGGCGGCGAAAAGCTTCTGCTCGACATGGGCACCACGCCGCCGCAACTGTATCGCCTGCGCGGCCGCAAGGCCGTGCCGCTGGCCAGCAGCAAGGAGGCCTCCGCCAAAGCCAAAGCCGCGGCGACCCTGGCGCTGGCGCGCCGGGAGCTCGTGACACGGCAAGCGCAACTGCCCTTGGCGGCGGAGGAAAACCTGCGCGAGGTCGTCGGCTTCGAGATGGACCGCCTGACGCCCTTCAGCCGGGAGGAAGTCTACTATGCCTGCCGGGTGGCGGGGCGCGACGCCAAGAACGGCCGCCTGAGCGTCGACATCATGCTGGCGCCGCGCCGCAAGGTCGACGGCCTGCTGGAGGAACTGCGCGGCCAAGAGCTGACGGTCACGCGGGTCGACATCGCCGCGGATGAACCCGGACGGCCCCTGGGCGTGAACCTGCTTCCGGAGGCGCCCTCCCCTGCGCCGTCGCGCGTGGCCCGCGCCCTGGCCGGCGCACTGACGGCTACGGTAGCGGTCTTGCTGTTCTTGGCACTGCAAGTCCCACTGGAGCGCAAGGCCGACTACGCCGCCGCGCTCAGCGCGCGGGTTACGGAGGAACGTGCCCGCGTGGCGGAGCTACGCAAGCTGGAGGAGGAGATCGCGACACTGCAGAAGCCGGACGCCTCCCTGACAGACCTTAAACGGCAGGACCTGCTGACTTTGGCACTGGTCGACCAGGTCACCCGACTGCTGCCTGACGACAGCTGGCTCAGTCAATTGAGCCTGGACGGCAACCGCCTGAGTCTCAGCGGCTTCTCGCCCAACTCCTCCAAACTCATCACCACTTTCGAGCAGTCGCCGCGATTCTCCGAGACCGTGTTCCGGGCGCCGGTGACCCAGGACCCGCGCCTGGGGCTTGAGCGCTTCAGCCTCTCTCTGCGCGTCGAGCCAGCGGGGGGCGGCCAATGA
- the gspM gene encoding type II secretion system protein GspM, producing the protein MTRLSPLLSRLLAVMLLIGAGLAVHLAVVEPLRQRHMALDESIALSQELLQRFAKETGDPATLTRQREALSQQPEATAGLLRGDNETIAGAFVQSFLTSTVERGGGTVRSVQVLPVRDERGLRKVTARAQLHTTSAALRDILHRLEGNDPYLFIDNLDIRRTLQPRPEASDEEEVELLVRFDVYGFLAAKPAMEERS; encoded by the coding sequence ATGACCCGCCTCTCACCCCTCCTGAGCCGGCTGCTTGCCGTGATGTTGCTGATCGGCGCCGGGCTCGCCGTCCACCTGGCTGTTGTCGAGCCGCTGCGCCAACGCCACATGGCCCTGGACGAGTCCATCGCCCTGTCGCAAGAACTGCTGCAACGTTTCGCCAAGGAGACGGGGGACCCGGCCACCCTTACCCGGCAGCGCGAGGCGCTCAGCCAACAGCCCGAGGCAACCGCCGGGCTGCTGCGCGGCGACAACGAGACCATCGCCGGCGCCTTCGTCCAGTCTTTCCTCACCTCAACCGTCGAGCGCGGCGGCGGCACCGTCCGTTCGGTGCAGGTTCTGCCGGTTCGCGATGAACGCGGGCTGCGCAAGGTGACCGCACGGGCGCAGCTGCACACCACCTCGGCCGCCCTGCGCGATATCCTGCACCGCCTCGAGGGGAACGATCCCTACCTCTTCATCGACAACCTCGATATCCGCCGCACCCTGCAGCCGCGCCCCGAGGCGTCCGACGAAGAGGAAGTCGAGCTGCTGGTGCGCTTCGACGTCTATGGGTTCCTCGCGGCCAAACCGGCGATGGAGGAACGCTCATGA
- the gspD gene encoding type II secretion system secretin GspD — protein sequence MTTIRRLSVGLIAASLTIVLTACEASKTSSREFFGETLSQSAKDKTSPSSEEGSAEPLEPEAVASDGGIRPFEVRGSGQLARLPGPRPRGVQVAQVQDTAEGVTMNFVDADLREVIRAVLEDTLDLNYVVDPNVQGRVTLQTSQPLAPEQVLPTLEELLRMNGAALVESDGLFRVLPADQAGVGIANLTYDGPSGRGISTQVIPLRFVSANEVGTVAQSFAANPSSVRIDPARNLLFVTGTRAELTSLNNLVAVLDVDWLSGMSFALEPLEAVTPDTLVAELQQILDDPNGPRLSDIVRFVPIERMNAVLVISKQPRYLDEARRWIDRLDQGSSNAQRVYVYYVQNRRAADLADTLGNIFSAETTTTSLAAEPAVAPGLTPATLTSEPPQPRGFDEAPAPAPPTAGNAPPAAGAAPARGASRGSAARGSALGGSGAIRILADEASNSLVILATPEGYRQVEAALKRLDILPLQVLIEATLMEVTLNDSLEYGVRWFFESGDSSFTFTDAAAEGGAAVLGASFPGFSYVFDSNNIHATLNALKGITDVKFLSAPTLMVLDNETARLQVGDEVPIVTRTSTSTVGDNAPIVNDVELRDTGVILDITPRVNSGGLVVLDVAQEVSEVTETTSSGIDSPTIQQRKMESTIAVQNGETIVLGGLIRNRLEEGTTSVPVLGDIPILGNLFKATDNSSSRTELLVLIKPQVVRNQEDARAVTEELRRKLPGIFPPEPAEGDGDAESGAVETGTPNS from the coding sequence TTGACGACAATCCGCCGCCTTTCCGTAGGGCTGATCGCCGCATCGCTGACGATCGTCCTGACTGCTTGCGAGGCGTCGAAAACCAGCAGCCGCGAGTTCTTCGGCGAGACCCTGTCGCAATCCGCCAAGGACAAGACCTCGCCCTCGTCCGAGGAAGGCAGCGCCGAGCCTCTCGAGCCGGAAGCGGTGGCCAGCGACGGCGGCATCCGCCCCTTCGAGGTGCGCGGTAGCGGCCAGTTGGCGCGCCTGCCCGGCCCGCGGCCGCGCGGCGTTCAGGTGGCCCAGGTGCAGGACACCGCCGAGGGCGTGACCATGAACTTCGTCGACGCCGACCTGCGGGAGGTGATCCGCGCCGTCCTGGAAGACACCCTGGACCTGAACTACGTCGTCGATCCTAACGTGCAGGGGCGCGTCACCCTGCAGACCAGCCAGCCGCTGGCGCCCGAGCAGGTGCTGCCGACGCTGGAGGAGCTGCTGCGCATGAACGGCGCCGCGCTGGTGGAAAGCGACGGCCTGTTCAGGGTGCTGCCGGCCGACCAGGCCGGCGTCGGCATCGCCAACCTGACCTACGACGGGCCGAGCGGCCGCGGCATCAGCACCCAGGTCATCCCCCTGCGCTTCGTCTCGGCCAACGAGGTCGGCACGGTGGCCCAGTCCTTCGCCGCCAACCCCAGCAGCGTCCGGATCGACCCCGCCCGCAACCTTCTGTTCGTCACCGGCACCCGGGCCGAGCTTACTTCCCTCAACAACCTGGTCGCGGTACTGGACGTGGACTGGCTCTCCGGCATGTCCTTTGCCCTGGAGCCGCTGGAGGCGGTCACCCCCGACACCCTGGTGGCCGAGCTGCAGCAGATCCTCGACGATCCCAACGGCCCGCGGCTGAGCGACATCGTGCGCTTCGTGCCCATCGAGCGCATGAACGCCGTCCTGGTCATCTCCAAGCAGCCGCGCTACCTGGACGAAGCGCGGCGCTGGATCGACCGCCTCGACCAAGGCAGCAGTAACGCCCAACGGGTCTATGTCTACTACGTGCAGAACCGCAGGGCGGCGGACCTGGCGGATACCCTGGGCAACATCTTCTCGGCGGAGACCACGACCACCTCCCTGGCCGCCGAACCGGCGGTCGCCCCCGGCCTGACCCCTGCGACGCTGACCAGCGAGCCGCCGCAGCCGCGGGGTTTCGATGAGGCGCCAGCCCCCGCCCCGCCCACGGCGGGAAACGCGCCGCCGGCGGCCGGCGCCGCCCCGGCCCGGGGGGCGTCCCGCGGCAGCGCGGCTCGCGGGTCCGCTTTGGGCGGCAGCGGCGCGATCCGCATCCTCGCCGACGAGGCCAGCAATTCCTTGGTCATCCTGGCGACGCCGGAGGGCTACCGCCAGGTCGAGGCGGCACTGAAGCGCCTCGACATCTTGCCGCTGCAGGTGCTGATCGAGGCAACCCTGATGGAGGTGACACTTAACGACTCCCTGGAGTACGGCGTGCGCTGGTTTTTCGAGTCCGGCGACTCTTCCTTCACCTTTACCGACGCGGCTGCCGAGGGCGGTGCCGCGGTACTGGGTGCCTCCTTCCCCGGCTTCTCCTACGTCTTCGACTCGAACAATATCCACGCCACGCTGAACGCCCTGAAGGGCATCACCGACGTGAAGTTCCTCTCCGCCCCGACGCTCATGGTGCTGGACAATGAGACCGCGCGCCTGCAGGTGGGCGACGAGGTGCCGATCGTCACGCGTACCTCGACCAGCACCGTCGGCGACAACGCGCCCATCGTGAACGACGTCGAGCTGCGCGACACCGGCGTCATCCTCGACATCACGCCGCGGGTGAACTCGGGCGGCCTGGTGGTTCTCGACGTCGCGCAGGAAGTCAGCGAGGTCACCGAGACCACCTCCTCCGGCATCGACTCGCCGACCATTCAGCAGCGCAAGATGGAAAGCACCATCGCCGTGCAGAACGGCGAGACCATCGTCCTCGGCGGCCTGATCCGCAACCGCCTGGAGGAAGGCACCACCTCCGTGCCGGTGCTGGGCGACATCCCCATCCTGGGCAACCTCTTCAAGGCCACCGACAACTCCAGCTCGCGCACCGAGCTGCTGGTGCTCATCAAGCCCCAGGTCGTGCGCAACCAGGAAGACGCCCGCGCGGTGACGGAAGAACTGCGCCGCAAGCTGCCGGGGATCTTCCCGCCGGAGCCGGCGGAAGGTGACGGCGATGCGGAGAGCGGCGCGGTGGAGACTGGAACGCCGAACAGCTGA
- a CDS encoding RHS repeat-associated core domain-containing protein produces MNQTGNLGVWMPLGSYLVPGDGSGSVVLTDQADGRVIADAVRLTADPAALRTAIWTYSPAQSGDYRVFARWTEGEGHATNAPYTVQHDGGSSLVTVSQAQRGGQWNELGVFTFTGGQNYVVTLSDDANGTVVADALYIVKVEPLSDAVTWAPSLPAGGTYQVYAKWTAEETRATDARYSIVHSGGTAEVTRNQRVGGGLWHYLGSYAFDPLSNPTVTLAANDNGSVAADAIRFVGGPGGATDVAYLHSDHLGTPQAMTDANAQVLWWRDQTPFGQTVTTGGFSQNPLRFPGQIADAESGLAYNYFRDYDPALGRYIQSDPIGLRGGLNTYGYVMGNPLRWVDPYGLQQAPIPDPNGVVPGGPWTPNDAQRRGNFLGPKPQGGGGRAQCQWVPAEADGGPPGSQGYWKTNQSGQKGGQQRYDQQGKPINPDEAHPGTPPPLPKLRSFGPLILCPLPVCEEILRQERERQGCNSECRLES; encoded by the coding sequence ATGAACCAGACGGGCAACCTCGGCGTCTGGATGCCGCTGGGCAGCTATCTCGTTCCCGGCGACGGCTCGGGCTCGGTGGTGTTGACCGACCAGGCGGACGGCCGGGTCATCGCCGACGCCGTGCGCCTGACCGCCGATCCCGCGGCGCTGCGCACGGCAATCTGGACCTACAGCCCGGCTCAGAGCGGCGACTACCGGGTCTTCGCGCGCTGGACGGAAGGCGAGGGGCATGCCACCAACGCCCCCTACACGGTCCAGCATGACGGCGGCAGCAGCCTGGTCACGGTGAGCCAGGCCCAGCGCGGCGGGCAGTGGAACGAGCTGGGGGTCTTCACCTTCACGGGCGGGCAGAACTATGTCGTCACCCTGTCGGACGACGCCAACGGCACGGTGGTGGCCGATGCGCTCTACATCGTGAAGGTCGAGCCGCTGAGCGACGCCGTCACCTGGGCGCCGTCCCTGCCGGCCGGCGGCACTTACCAGGTCTATGCCAAGTGGACCGCCGAGGAGACGCGGGCGACGGACGCGCGCTACTCCATCGTGCACAGCGGCGGCACCGCGGAGGTGACCAGGAACCAGCGGGTCGGCGGCGGCCTCTGGCACTACCTCGGCAGCTATGCCTTCGATCCCTTGAGCAATCCGACGGTGACGCTGGCGGCCAACGACAACGGCAGCGTGGCGGCCGACGCGATCCGCTTTGTCGGCGGGCCGGGCGGGGCGACCGACGTCGCCTACCTGCACAGCGACCACCTGGGCACGCCCCAGGCCATGACGGATGCGAACGCGCAGGTGCTGTGGTGGCGCGACCAGACGCCCTTCGGGCAGACGGTGACGACGGGGGGCTTCAGCCAGAATCCCTTGCGCTTTCCTGGCCAGATCGCCGACGCCGAAAGCGGCCTCGCCTACAACTACTTCCGCGACTACGACCCGGCGCTGGGACGCTACATCCAGAGCGATCCCATCGGGCTGAGAGGTGGGCTGAATACCTATGGGTATGTAATGGGGAATCCACTGCGGTGGGTTGACCCGTATGGGCTTCAACAGGCTCCAATTCCGGACCCCAATGGCGTAGTTCCTGGAGGTCCCTGGACTCCAAACGATGCCCAACGTAGAGGAAATTTCTTGGGTCCGAAGCCACAAGGAGGCGGTGGACGCGCTCAATGCCAGTGGGTTCCCGCCGAAGCCGATGGCGGTCCGCCCGGTAGTCAAGGATATTGGAAGACCAATCAATCGGGCCAAAAGGGGGGGCAACAAAGGTACGATCAACAAGGCAAACCGATTAATCCGGACGAAGCGCACCCCGGTACGCCTCCCCCGCTGCCAAAGTTACGTTCCTTCGGTCCCTTGATCTTATGCCCCCTTCCCGTATGTGAGGAAATCTTGAGGCAGGAGCGGGAGCGACAGGGTTGCAATAGCGAGTGTAGACTGGAGAGTTAG
- a CDS encoding RHS repeat-associated core domain-containing protein, which translates to MAALRTASWTYSPAESGDYRVFARWPKGEGHATNAPYTVQHDGGSSLVTVSQAQRGGQWNELGVFTFTGGQDYAVTLSDDANGTVVADALYIVKVEPLSDAVTWAPSLPAGGTYQVYAKWTADETRSTDASYSIVHSGGTAAVTVNQRVGGGLWHYLGSYAFDPLSNPTVTLAANDNGSVAADAIRFVGGPGGATDIAYLHNDHLGTPQVMTDASAQVLWWRDQTPFGQTVTAGGFSQSPLRFPGQIADAESGLAYNYFRDYDPALGRYIQSDPIGLGGGLNTYGYVGGAPLRYVDLYGLREYPDDFFGPLPENGYFKSEMTWTRCGNIPPAPPGADVNANMQEADDSWDPFWFYNQVRNGGPWDYKQQGRKYEDFGNFNFGASGSAFGFPEGVLRRGAGWANQKADPTRKGLGDPLGGPPYGDDPADQEQIGKGINYCECMEY; encoded by the coding sequence GTGGCGGCGCTGCGCACGGCGAGCTGGACCTACAGCCCGGCTGAGAGCGGCGACTACCGGGTCTTCGCCCGCTGGCCGAAAGGCGAGGGGCACGCCACCAACGCCCCCTACACGGTCCAGCATGACGGCGGCAGCAGCCTGGTCACGGTGAGCCAGGCCCAGCGCGGCGGGCAGTGGAACGAGCTGGGGGTCTTCACCTTCACGGGAGGGCAGGACTATGCCGTCACCCTGTCGGACGACGCCAACGGCACGGTGGTGGCCGACGCGCTCTACATCGTGAAGGTGGAGCCGCTGAGCGACGCCGTCACCTGGGCGCCGTCCCTGCCGGCCGGCGGCACTTACCAGGTCTATGCCAAGTGGACCGCCGACGAGACGCGGTCGACGGACGCCAGCTACTCCATCGTCCACAGCGGCGGCACGGCGGCGGTGACCGTGAACCAGCGGGTCGGCGGCGGCCTTTGGCATTACCTCGGAAGCTATGCCTTCGATCCCTTGAGCAATCCGACGGTGACGCTGGCGGCCAACGACAACGGCAGCGTGGCGGCCGACGCGATCCGTTTCGTCGGCGGACCGGGCGGCGCCACGGACATCGCCTACCTGCACAATGACCACCTCGGCACGCCGCAGGTGATGACCGACGCTTCGGCTCAGGTCTTGTGGTGGCGCGACCAGACGCCCTTCGGGCAGACGGTGACGGCGGGTGGTTTCAGCCAGAGCCCCCTGCGCTTCCCCGGCCAGATCGCCGACGCCGAAAGCGGCCTCGCCTACAACTATTTCCGCGACTACGACCCGGCCCTGGGCCGTTACATCCAGAGCGACCCGATCGGGCTCGGGGGCGGGCTGAATACCTACGGGTATGTGGGGGGTGCACCTCTGAGGTATGTAGATCTGTATGGCCTGCGGGAGTATCCGGATGACTTCTTCGGACCGTTGCCGGAGAACGGGTATTTCAAGTCGGAAATGACGTGGACCAGATGTGGGAACATACCACCCGCTCCTCCCGGGGCTGATGTTAACGCGAACATGCAGGAGGCTGACGATAGTTGGGATCCGTTCTGGTTCTACAATCAGGTAAGAAACGGTGGTCCTTGGGATTACAAGCAGCAAGGGAGGAAGTATGAGGATTTTGGGAACTTCAACTTTGGCGCCTCGGGCTCTGCCTTTGGTTTCCCAGAGGGCGTGTTGCGACGAGGTGCCGGATGGGCTAACCAAAAGGCAGACCCCACTCGCAAGGGGCTGGGTGATCCACTCGGGGGGCCCCCATACGGCGACGATCCCGCTGATCAGGAGCAAATTGGGAAAGGAATTAACTATTGCGAATGCATGGAGTACTGA
- a CDS encoding RHS repeat-associated core domain-containing protein encodes MILAANDNGSVAADAIRFVGGPGGATDVAYLHTDHLGTPQAMTDANAQVLWWRDQTPFGQTVAAGGFSQNPLRFPGQFADAESGLAYNYFRDYDPALGRYIQSDPIGLRGGLNTYGYVGGNPLTRIDPYGNLTVYVWRGKGEQWGHASIELENKTYISWWPDIYNAEETKSMEYNIYCAPPLERTLNLDSRDERRRPDTAIKIDGLDEEAIQKWWDEFRDSHRWCTLDQNCSTTVAEALDVGGGMVDALIGGGRPSPVIWAPEDVEAYAAAITIGQTIRNALGRIFK; translated from the coding sequence GTGATCCTGGCGGCGAACGACAACGGCAGCGTGGCGGCGGACGCGATCCGCTTCGTCGGCGGGCCGGGCGGGGCGACGGACGTCGCCTACCTGCATACGGACCACCTGGGCACGCCCCAGGCCATGACGGACGCCAACGCTCAGGTGCTGTGGTGGCGCGACCAGACGCCCTTCGGGCAGACGGTGGCGGCGGGCGGCTTCAGCCAGAACCCCCTGCGCTTTCCCGGCCAGTTCGCCGACGCCGAAAGCGGCCTCGCCTACAACTATTTCCGCGACTATGACCCGGCGCTGGGCAGGTACATCCAGAGCGATCCGATCGGGCTGCGAGGTGGGCTGAATACCTATGGGTATGTGGGTGGGAATCCTCTGACACGCATTGATCCATATGGGAACCTAACTGTCTACGTCTGGAGAGGTAAGGGCGAGCAATGGGGACATGCATCTATCGAGCTGGAAAATAAAACGTACATAAGCTGGTGGCCTGATATTTACAACGCTGAAGAAACCAAGAGCATGGAATACAACATCTATTGTGCTCCTCCGCTTGAGCGGACACTAAACCTCGACAGCAGGGATGAAAGACGACGCCCAGATACTGCGATCAAGATTGATGGTCTTGATGAGGAAGCGATCCAGAAGTGGTGGGATGAGTTCAGAGATAGCCATAGGTGGTGTACCCTGGATCAGAATTGCTCGACTACTGTTGCGGAGGCGCTCGATGTAGGAGGTGGAATGGTGGATGCGCTAATTGGAGGAGGCCGTCCCAGTCCTGTAATTTGGGCCCCTGAAGATGTTGAAGCGTATGCCGCTGCTATCACGATTGGTCAGACCATCCGAAACGCACTCGGGAGAATCTTCAAATGA
- a CDS encoding RHS repeat-associated core domain-containing protein, with protein sequence MSNPTVTLAANDNDNSVAADAIRFVGGPGGATDVAYLHTDHLGTPQAMTDANAQVLWWRNQTPFGQTVAAGGFSQNPLRFPGQFADAESGLAYNYFRDYDPALGRYIQSDPIGLRGGLNTYGYVGGNPIGRIDPSGLDLILIGEDGGLGKLFELAAKTWDRENCGCNEIVHVGTGDEAVEAIESYASRNNGVDGLQVFAHSASDGVYFNQGVTINSLYSDGAGWWLSYVPGGQARIEEIDPDLFKPGATIQLFGCNTGDGDTSFAEALAKHLGRPVTGSQSPTHFEPSNIRSDYKGAVRMVPDNPKKGWTTYKP encoded by the coding sequence TTGAGCAATCCCACGGTCACCCTGGCGGCCAACGACAATGACAACAGCGTGGCGGCGGATGCAATCCGCTTCGTCGGCGGGCCGGGCGGGGCGACGGACGTCGCCTACCTGCATACGGATCATCTCGGCACGCCCCAGGCCATGACGGATGCCAACGCCCAGGTGCTGTGGTGGCGCAACCAGACGCCCTTCGGGCAGACGGTGGCGGCGGGCGGCTTCAGCCAGAACCCCCTGCGCTTTCCCGGCCAGTTCGCCGACGCCGAAAGCGGCCTCGCCTACAACTATTTCCGCGACTATGACCCGGCGCTGGGCAGGTACATCCAGAGCGATCCGATCGGGCTGCGAGGTGGGCTGAATACCTATGGGTATGTGGGGGGGAATCCAATTGGAAGGATTGATCCAAGCGGACTGGATCTCATTCTCATAGGCGAGGATGGCGGGCTGGGCAAATTATTCGAACTGGCAGCCAAGACGTGGGATAGAGAGAACTGCGGTTGCAATGAAATCGTACACGTTGGGACCGGAGATGAAGCTGTTGAAGCGATTGAGAGCTATGCATCTAGAAACAACGGTGTCGACGGCCTTCAAGTATTTGCGCACAGCGCGTCGGACGGCGTCTATTTTAACCAAGGGGTAACGATTAACAGTCTCTATTCTGATGGTGCGGGGTGGTGGCTCTCTTATGTTCCCGGCGGCCAGGCGAGAATCGAGGAGATTGACCCAGATTTGTTTAAGCCCGGCGCGACGATCCAGCTCTTTGGCTGCAACACAGGTGATGGAGATACTTCATTCGCTGAAGCGCTTGCAAAGCACCTTGGAAGGCCGGTGACAGGTTCGCAGAGTCCAACTCATTTTGAGCCGAGTAACATTCGGAGCGACTATAAGGGGGCCGTTCGCATGGTCCCCGATAATCCGAAAAAGGGATGGACGACCTACAAACCTTAA
- a CDS encoding RHS repeat-associated core domain-containing protein produces the protein MKVEPLADAITWAPSLPASGTYQVYAKWTADETRATDARYSIVHSGGTAAVSVNQRVGGGLWHYLGSYAFDPLSNPTVTLAANDNGSVAADAIRFVGGPGGATDVAYLHTDHLGTPQAMTDANAQVLWWRDQTPFGQTVTTGGFSQNPLRFPGQFADAESGLAYNYFRDYDPALGRYIQSDPIGLRGGLNTYGYVGGNPVRYVDSSGQFTELALGSCIAGGPLNPVCDVAIIVNGCKWIVIGGGVVVATIMLSEDTCEDCAKEHDDDRKALNDLINEATNGGRKPLSSDDADTIIDWANEQGIGGVRDDRGTGHWEGGDHIHVPGSGIRHIPAN, from the coding sequence GTGAAGGTGGAGCCGCTGGCCGACGCCATCACCTGGGCGCCGTCCTTGCCGGCCAGCGGCACTTACCAGGTCTATGCCAAGTGGACCGCCGACGAGACGCGGGCGACGGACGCGCGCTACTCCATCGTCCATAGCGGCGGTACGGCGGCGGTGAGCGTGAACCAGCGCGTCGGCGGCGGCCTCTGGCACTACCTCGGAAGCTATGCCTTCGATCCGCTGTCAAACCCGACGGTGACGCTGGCGGCCAACGACAACGGCAGCGTGGCGGCGGACGCGATCCGCTTCGTCGGCGGGCCGGGCGGGGCGACCGACGTCGCCTACCTGCATACGGACCACCTGGGCACGCCCCAGGCCATGACCGATGCCAACGCCCAGGTGCTGTGGTGGCGTGACCAGACGCCCTTCGGCCAGACGGTGACGACGGGGGGCTTCAGCCAGAACCCCTTGCGCTTTCCCGGCCAGTTCGCCGACGCCGAAAGCGGCCTCGCCTACAACTACTTCCGCGACTATGACCCGGCGCTGGGCAGGTACATCCAGAGCGATCCGATCGGGCTGCGAGGTGGGCTGAATACCTATGGGTATGTGGGGGGGAATCCGGTTCGGTATGTAGATTCGTCGGGTCAGTTTACTGAGTTAGCGCTAGGCTCGTGCATTGCTGGAGGACCGCTTAATCCAGTCTGCGATGTCGCAATCATTGTTAATGGTTGCAAGTGGATTGTGATTGGGGGCGGTGTGGTGGTTGCAACCATCATGCTTTCTGAAGATACCTGCGAAGATTGCGCAAAAGAACATGATGATGACCGCAAGGCGCTAAACGATCTGATCAATGAGGCGACCAATGGAGGCCGCAAACCGCTATCAAGTGACGATGCAGATACTATAATTGACTGGGCTAATGAACAGGGTATTGGTGGTGTGAGGGATGATCGTGGAACTGGTCACTGGGAAGGCGGCGACCACATTCACGTTCCCGGCTCCGGAATAAGACATATTCCTGCGAATTAA